In Sphingobacterium thalpophilum, a genomic segment contains:
- the bamA gene encoding outer membrane protein assembly factor BamA, whose product MKRILPVILFFGLSSMQLVYGQDNGAFNLNDPEKISYLNPKNYVISAIDITGTQFLDKNVLITISKLSVGQYLEVPSEATAKVVKDMMAQGLFDDVELWADKIEGENIFLTIRVVERPRLTRIDINGLSKSQTEEVRKRLNSNTGKIVNENLMNTTRATIQRFLKEKAFLYPEITLKTVKDSAQANNEILIADVDKKHKVRVKKMTFTGNEHFSQQELRKMAKPIKQKMWYRIFGPGKFKEEKYKEGKENLIKKMAAKGYRDATILKDTVIREGEKNVLVNFDIYEGPKYYVGNIVWTGNAKYSDTLLNKILGIKRGDVFSEEKLTAKLMGPTKNSDDISSIYMNDGYLTFSVDPEQTRIYNDTIDLNLRVYEGAQYTINNVIVKGNDVTNDRVVLRSIYTKPGQKFSKEQIMRSVREIAQLGNFDEQKTNPVPTNLNYADGTVDIVYNVTEKPSDQVELSGGYGAGQIIGTLGLTFNNFSTSNFFDKSSWKPLPRGDGQKLSVRGQTSGKRYQSYSFSFSEPWLGGKKPIYFGLSAYTSSSSYGGFNYYTGEQIVKDSELNRIWMTGITATLGKRLQWPDNWFQANTSLSFQRYKLQNYGNYFLFDNGTAYNINLTQEFSRNSIDAPIYPTSGSNIKFSVQLTPPYSLFNNIDYKNGSAQERYRWTEYHKWKFDSQWYAKIVGKLVFKAQAQFGFLGKYSSKTEISTFERFKVGGDGMQGFDYLQGSEIVALRGYANGVIIPEGTQNVNVARNSGSPIYTKYQMELRHPVMLNDQATVYVLAFAEAANTWNKFTEYNPFKVRRSAGVGARIFLPIFGMLGIDYGHAFDPIPGLPSSTWKQNFTFSIMQNMGGF is encoded by the coding sequence ATGAAGCGTATACTACCCGTAATACTATTTTTTGGCCTCTCATCAATGCAGCTTGTCTACGGACAAGACAATGGTGCGTTTAATTTAAATGACCCAGAAAAAATCAGCTATCTCAATCCTAAAAACTATGTAATTAGTGCTATTGATATAACTGGGACACAATTTTTAGATAAAAATGTATTAATTACGATCTCTAAATTGTCAGTAGGTCAATATTTGGAAGTTCCAAGTGAGGCGACCGCAAAAGTAGTGAAGGATATGATGGCTCAAGGCCTCTTTGATGATGTCGAATTATGGGCCGATAAAATTGAAGGTGAAAATATATTTTTGACCATCCGTGTAGTAGAACGTCCTCGTTTAACGCGTATTGATATCAACGGTCTAAGTAAAAGCCAGACCGAAGAAGTTCGCAAACGTTTAAATAGCAACACTGGTAAGATTGTCAACGAAAACTTGATGAACACCACACGTGCTACAATCCAACGCTTCTTAAAAGAAAAAGCTTTTTTATATCCAGAGATCACCCTAAAAACAGTTAAAGACTCGGCACAGGCTAATAATGAAATACTTATTGCAGATGTGGATAAAAAACATAAGGTAAGAGTCAAAAAAATGACTTTTACAGGGAATGAACATTTTTCTCAGCAAGAGTTGAGAAAAATGGCCAAGCCAATCAAGCAAAAAATGTGGTACCGTATTTTCGGTCCTGGAAAATTCAAGGAAGAAAAATACAAAGAAGGTAAAGAAAACCTAATCAAGAAAATGGCCGCCAAAGGCTATCGTGATGCGACGATCTTGAAAGATACGGTTATTCGCGAGGGTGAAAAAAATGTGTTGGTTAATTTTGACATCTATGAAGGTCCTAAATATTATGTAGGTAATATTGTTTGGACAGGTAATGCGAAGTATTCTGACACCTTACTGAATAAAATTTTAGGTATCAAACGTGGTGATGTTTTTTCGGAAGAAAAATTAACAGCAAAATTGATGGGTCCTACAAAGAATAGTGATGACATCTCTTCAATCTATATGAACGATGGTTATCTTACGTTCTCAGTAGACCCCGAACAAACGCGTATTTACAACGATACCATCGATTTGAATTTACGTGTATATGAAGGTGCTCAATATACCATCAATAACGTTATTGTTAAAGGTAATGATGTAACCAACGACCGTGTTGTATTACGTTCTATTTATACAAAACCTGGTCAAAAATTCTCAAAAGAACAAATTATGCGCAGTGTGCGTGAGATTGCGCAATTGGGAAATTTTGATGAGCAAAAGACAAACCCGGTACCGACAAATCTAAATTATGCGGATGGTACAGTGGACATTGTTTATAATGTTACTGAAAAACCTTCGGATCAGGTCGAACTTTCGGGTGGTTATGGTGCCGGTCAGATCATCGGTACCTTAGGTTTAACATTTAACAACTTCTCTACCAGCAATTTCTTTGACAAAAGTTCCTGGAAACCGCTACCTCGTGGAGATGGACAGAAGTTGAGTGTCCGTGGTCAAACTTCGGGTAAACGTTATCAATCGTATAGTTTCTCTTTCTCCGAGCCTTGGTTAGGTGGTAAAAAACCTATTTATTTTGGTTTGAGCGCCTATACTTCGAGTTCATCATATGGTGGATTTAACTACTATACTGGCGAGCAAATTGTTAAGGATTCGGAGTTGAACCGTATTTGGATGACTGGTATTACCGCAACATTAGGTAAACGCTTACAATGGCCAGACAACTGGTTCCAGGCAAACACCTCCTTGTCATTCCAACGTTATAAGCTTCAGAACTATGGAAATTACTTCCTATTTGATAATGGTACAGCCTATAACATCAACTTGACGCAAGAGTTTAGCCGTAATTCGATCGATGCTCCTATCTATCCTACTTCGGGTTCAAACATCAAATTCTCGGTGCAATTGACGCCTCCATATTCATTGTTCAACAACATTGATTATAAAAATGGTTCGGCTCAGGAACGCTACCGTTGGACAGAGTACCACAAATGGAAATTTGACTCGCAGTGGTACGCAAAAATCGTTGGTAAACTTGTTTTCAAAGCACAAGCTCAATTTGGTTTCTTGGGTAAATACTCCAGCAAAACTGAAATATCAACTTTCGAGCGTTTCAAAGTCGGTGGGGACGGTATGCAAGGGTTTGATTACCTACAAGGATCTGAAATTGTTGCATTACGTGGTTATGCAAATGGTGTAATCATTCCTGAAGGAACACAAAATGTGAATGTGGCACGAAATTCAGGTAGTCCAATCTATACGAAATATCAAATGGAATTACGTCACCCGGTGATGTTAAATGATCAGGCAACAGTGTACGTATTGGCTTTCGCTGAAGCGGCCAATACCTGGAACAAGTTCACCGAATACAATCCATTTAAAGTACGTCGTTCTGCAGGTGTTGGTGCCCGCATCTTCTTACCGATCTTCGGTATGCTAGGAATAGATTACGGCCATGCATTCGACCCTATCCCGGGTTTACCGAGCAGTACATGGAAACAAAACTTTACATTTAGTATTATGCAAAATATGGGTGGATTCTAA
- a CDS encoding TIGR00730 family Rossman fold protein, which translates to MKKVNSIVIFCASSLGNSAVYEDQASYVGKVLAEYGIRLVYGGGRVGLMGAVANGALAHGGEVIGVIPDFLNSKEREHRGVTKLITVDTMHDRKRIMSDYAEGVIALPGGFGTLEELFEMITWAQLGLHKKPVGLLSINGFYNHLIQFIDHMVEEGLLKQENRAMLLVADTIEELIEKMQQYEAPLVPKWIEKDEI; encoded by the coding sequence ATGAAGAAAGTTAATAGTATTGTTATTTTTTGTGCATCCAGTTTAGGGAATTCGGCCGTGTATGAAGATCAAGCCTCCTATGTGGGAAAGGTTTTGGCTGAATATGGTATCCGTTTGGTTTATGGTGGTGGAAGGGTCGGCCTAATGGGCGCTGTTGCGAATGGAGCTCTTGCGCACGGAGGTGAAGTAATAGGTGTGATTCCCGATTTTTTGAATTCGAAAGAAAGAGAGCATAGGGGTGTAACAAAACTGATTACTGTAGATACCATGCATGATCGTAAACGAATTATGAGCGATTACGCCGAAGGGGTTATTGCACTTCCGGGCGGTTTTGGTACATTGGAAGAACTTTTTGAAATGATTACATGGGCTCAATTGGGTTTACATAAAAAGCCAGTTGGTTTATTAAGCATCAATGGATTTTATAATCATCTAATTCAATTTATTGATCACATGGTCGAAGAAGGGCTTCTTAAGCAGGAAAATAGAGCAATGTTATTGGTCGCTGATACGATTGAAGAGCTGATCGAGAAGATGCAACAGTATGAAGCACCACTTGTTCCAAAATGGATTGAGAAGGATGAAATTTAG
- a CDS encoding 4Fe-4S dicluster domain-containing protein — MIGQLIFAVCFAVALSLFSKNAQQIYRNIKLGRPADRSDRSAERWKMMLLVAFGQKKMFKRIFPAVLHLFVYLGFVIINIEMLEIVIDGLFGTHRIFSFLGSFYNFLIGAFEWLALGVLVSCVIFLIRRNIAKVARLNSAELKHWPKTDANIILITEILLMSAFLLMNASDLKLQLYGFAHFKSVGSFPVSHYLLPYLPTSTEALFLIERSCWWFHILGVLAFLNYLPYSKHLHIILAFPNTYFSNLNAKGKLSNMPAVTNEVKAMLDPSFTPPLADANARFGAKDVQDLTWKSLLDAYTCTECGRCTSSCPANITGKLLSPRKIMMDTRDRLTEVGTNIKTNGSFQDDGKSLIDTYISREELWACTSCNACVEQCPVNINPLDIIIELRRFAVMEESQAPASINNMFGNIENNGAPWKYAQLDRANWTQQQ; from the coding sequence ATGATAGGTCAACTAATATTTGCGGTTTGTTTCGCTGTAGCATTGTCCCTTTTTAGTAAAAATGCACAACAGATTTATCGGAATATCAAGCTAGGCAGACCGGCAGATCGTTCGGACAGATCCGCGGAGCGTTGGAAAATGATGCTCCTCGTCGCCTTTGGACAAAAGAAAATGTTTAAGCGAATTTTCCCCGCAGTCCTACATCTATTTGTATACCTTGGATTTGTCATCATCAATATTGAGATGTTGGAGATTGTCATAGACGGGCTTTTTGGTACACATCGTATCTTTTCATTTCTAGGGAGTTTTTATAATTTCCTGATTGGGGCATTTGAATGGCTCGCGCTGGGTGTACTGGTATCCTGTGTCATCTTTTTAATTCGGAGAAATATCGCTAAAGTAGCTCGCTTAAATAGCGCGGAATTGAAACATTGGCCCAAGACGGATGCAAATATTATTTTAATCACAGAGATTCTTTTAATGTCGGCTTTCCTGCTGATGAACGCTTCTGATCTTAAATTGCAACTCTATGGCTTTGCACATTTTAAATCGGTTGGTTCCTTTCCAGTAAGCCACTATCTTCTTCCATACCTTCCAACTTCGACGGAGGCCTTATTTTTAATAGAGCGGTCTTGTTGGTGGTTTCATATCCTAGGTGTACTTGCCTTCTTGAACTACCTCCCCTATTCCAAGCACCTTCATATTATTTTGGCTTTTCCGAACACCTATTTTTCTAATCTGAACGCAAAAGGCAAACTATCCAATATGCCAGCTGTGACCAACGAGGTTAAGGCAATGCTTGATCCGAGTTTCACCCCGCCTCTAGCAGATGCAAATGCACGTTTTGGAGCCAAAGATGTCCAGGATTTAACCTGGAAGAGCCTATTGGATGCATATACCTGTACTGAATGTGGACGTTGTACATCTTCTTGCCCCGCAAATATAACGGGAAAGCTGCTGTCCCCACGAAAAATCATGATGGATACACGGGATCGACTCACTGAAGTGGGTACGAATATCAAAACAAATGGAAGCTTTCAGGATGACGGAAAATCTCTCATTGACACGTACATCAGTCGAGAAGAGTTATGGGCCTGTACAAGCTGTAATGCATGTGTAGAACAATGCCCGGTCAATATTAATCCACTGGATATTATTATTGAGCTACGCCGCTTTGCTGTTATGGAAGAATCACAAGCTCCTGCAAGTATTAACAATATGTTTGGAAATATTGAGAACAATGGTGCCCCATGGAAATATGCACAATTGGACCGCGCCAATTGGACTCAACAACAATAG
- a CDS encoding OmpH family outer membrane protein, which translates to MKKILLVIAFVVVSATATFAQQLAYADSEYILKHIPEYTTAQKQLDDLSKQWQEEVDQKYAEIEKLYQAYQKDQVLLNEDMRRRREDEIVTREKEVKDYQKQKFGFEGDLFKRRTQLMKPIQDRVAKAIQDVASAQGIDFIMDKGNESTFLYANPKLNKSNDVITKLGYKPNPSLAN; encoded by the coding sequence ATGAAAAAAATATTGTTAGTTATAGCTTTTGTAGTCGTGAGTGCTACAGCAACATTTGCCCAACAACTTGCATATGCTGATTCAGAATATATCCTAAAACATATTCCTGAATATACGACTGCACAGAAACAGTTAGATGACCTTTCTAAGCAATGGCAGGAAGAAGTGGATCAGAAATATGCTGAGATTGAAAAACTATATCAGGCTTATCAAAAGGACCAGGTCTTATTAAATGAAGATATGCGTCGTCGCCGTGAGGATGAAATCGTGACAAGAGAAAAAGAAGTAAAAGACTATCAAAAGCAAAAGTTTGGATTTGAAGGTGACCTTTTTAAAAGACGGACTCAATTGATGAAACCTATTCAAGACCGTGTAGCAAAAGCTATCCAAGATGTTGCTTCGGCGCAGGGAATTGATTTTATTATGGACAAGGGCAATGAGTCTACTTTTCTCTATGCCAATCCAAAATTGAATAAAAGTAATGATGTCATTACAAAATTAGGATATAAACCCAATCCGAGTCTTGCAAACTAA
- a CDS encoding OmpH family outer membrane protein — MKNLLKGAVALVAVFFSTQFANAQQKIGHINFAEIIQSTSEFKAAEGQLKTLSDGKTKEIQDMVTIYQTKQKDANDKLRNRSEANKETVDPEINKIGQELQDIQARIQTAQQAAQEELNKKEEELIAPIHRKVGEAVNAVSKEKGMAYVFDISSTNIPYFQGGEDLTAAVKTKLGISATATPAAPARK; from the coding sequence ATGAAAAATTTATTAAAGGGTGCGGTTGCTTTAGTGGCAGTATTTTTCTCAACTCAATTCGCAAATGCGCAGCAAAAAATTGGTCATATCAATTTTGCTGAAATTATTCAGTCTACATCTGAATTTAAAGCAGCTGAAGGGCAGTTGAAAACATTGAGCGATGGTAAAACCAAAGAAATTCAAGATATGGTTACCATCTATCAAACAAAACAAAAAGATGCAAACGATAAATTGCGTAACAGAAGTGAAGCAAATAAAGAAACTGTTGACCCAGAAATCAACAAAATAGGTCAAGAATTACAAGATATTCAGGCTCGTATTCAGACAGCACAACAAGCTGCTCAAGAAGAATTAAACAAAAAAGAAGAAGAATTAATTGCACCTATCCACAGAAAAGTTGGTGAAGCTGTAAATGCTGTTTCTAAAGAAAAAGGCATGGCTTATGTATTTGATATTTCTAGTACAAATATTCCTTATTTCCAAGGTGGAGAAGACTTAACTGCTGCAGTGAAAACAAAATTAGGTATTTCAGCTACAGCTACTCCTGCTGCTCCAGCAAGAAAATAA
- a CDS encoding glycoside hydrolase family 127 protein: MIFKNKFLHSALLSLFSLALSAQTTPQLNYFDLRDVRLLPGVFKHAEDLDITYLLEMDPDRLLAPFLREANLPLKKDSYTNWENTGLDGHIGGHYLSALAHMYAATGDLRIKERLDYMLANLKRCQEANANGYIGGVPGGKITWTEIQQGRINAGSFNLNGKWVPLYNIHKTYAGLRDAYLLTGNESAKDMLIQMTDWALKLVGQLSEAQIQEMLRSEHGGLNETFADVAAITQNQTYLELARKFSHQSILEPLLTHKDHLTGLHANTQIPKVLGFKRIADLSHNEKWAEAVRYFWDNVVEQRSIAIGGNSVSEHFNPTDDFSKMLYSIEGPETCNTYNMLRLTKMLYQTDPQGKYLDFYERALYNHILSTQHPEHGGLVYFTQIRPGHYRVYSQTQTSMWCCVGSGMENHAKYGEMIYAQRNNDLFVNLFIPSRLDWKEKNTEVIQETNFPKEANTSIRINPKKPTSFSLFIRKPNWLTAAPHVLINGKPYHNFSSTNDHIQIKRTWRKGDIVSLELPMGIHTEQLPDKSNYYSILYGPLVLGARTGKEDLLGLQADDSRMGHIASGKQIPLRDLPILKAEPNNIPALVKPIASKPLHFTLSDLYLGKKDIQMELEPFFGIHDSRYMIYWPQATEKELQALQEKMNSDEIESLALAAKTVDKVVAGEQQPESDHFFREQNSNAGAFGDTRWRDTKDWFSYVMKITPETQLIAIKLLADNSSRVTEVMVDGKTISTLEDKDEKSTIKTIRIQLPNEGIGKTKIELKIKAGAGSTSHKILEIRTLRPD, encoded by the coding sequence ATGATCTTCAAAAACAAATTTTTGCACAGTGCTCTCTTAAGCTTATTTAGTCTGGCGCTATCTGCTCAAACAACTCCTCAATTAAATTATTTCGATTTAAGAGATGTAAGGTTGTTACCTGGTGTTTTTAAACATGCTGAAGACCTGGACATCACTTATTTATTGGAAATGGACCCGGACCGATTGTTGGCTCCATTTTTACGCGAAGCCAATTTACCGCTTAAAAAAGACTCTTATACCAATTGGGAAAATACAGGATTAGATGGCCATATCGGAGGTCATTATCTATCTGCGCTTGCTCATATGTATGCCGCTACAGGAGATCTTCGCATCAAGGAACGCCTGGATTATATGCTGGCCAACTTGAAACGTTGTCAGGAAGCAAATGCAAACGGATACATTGGCGGGGTACCTGGGGGTAAAATTACTTGGACAGAGATTCAACAGGGCCGGATCAACGCCGGCAGCTTTAACTTGAATGGAAAATGGGTACCGCTATATAATATACACAAAACCTATGCTGGCCTGCGAGATGCCTACTTGTTGACAGGCAATGAATCTGCAAAAGACATGCTTATTCAGATGACTGATTGGGCGCTTAAGTTGGTTGGTCAACTTTCCGAAGCTCAAATACAGGAGATGTTACGAAGTGAACACGGTGGACTGAACGAAACATTTGCTGATGTCGCTGCAATTACCCAAAATCAGACTTATCTCGAGCTGGCTCGTAAATTCAGTCATCAATCCATACTTGAGCCCTTATTAACGCATAAAGATCATTTAACAGGATTGCACGCAAATACGCAGATTCCAAAAGTTCTCGGTTTTAAACGTATCGCCGACCTTTCCCACAACGAAAAATGGGCTGAGGCTGTTCGGTACTTTTGGGACAATGTCGTTGAACAGCGCTCGATTGCTATTGGTGGAAATAGTGTGAGTGAGCATTTTAACCCTACGGACGATTTTTCAAAGATGTTATATAGCATTGAGGGACCTGAAACCTGCAATACGTACAATATGTTACGGCTCACAAAAATGCTCTACCAAACTGATCCGCAAGGAAAATACCTCGATTTTTATGAACGTGCTCTTTACAACCACATCTTATCGACACAACATCCCGAACATGGTGGATTAGTTTATTTCACACAAATCCGTCCGGGGCATTATCGCGTTTATTCACAAACACAGACAAGTATGTGGTGCTGCGTTGGATCAGGGATGGAAAACCACGCCAAATATGGTGAAATGATCTATGCACAACGCAACAATGACTTGTTCGTCAATTTGTTTATTCCTTCACGCTTGGACTGGAAAGAGAAAAACACCGAAGTCATTCAAGAAACGAACTTTCCGAAAGAAGCCAATACAAGCATCCGAATCAACCCCAAAAAACCGACTTCATTCAGCTTGTTTATTCGTAAACCCAACTGGCTGACAGCAGCTCCGCATGTATTGATCAATGGAAAGCCTTACCACAATTTCAGTTCAACGAATGATCATATCCAAATCAAACGTACATGGCGAAAGGGAGATATCGTCAGTCTTGAATTGCCTATGGGGATACATACTGAGCAGTTGCCTGATAAAAGCAATTATTATAGTATTTTATATGGACCTCTTGTTTTGGGTGCCCGTACTGGAAAGGAAGATCTTTTGGGACTTCAGGCCGATGACAGCCGAATGGGGCACATTGCATCGGGAAAACAAATCCCTTTACGTGATCTCCCAATTCTTAAAGCTGAGCCGAACAATATTCCGGCACTTGTAAAACCAATAGCATCAAAGCCCTTACACTTTACGCTCTCAGATCTTTATTTGGGAAAAAAAGATATTCAAATGGAACTAGAACCCTTTTTCGGTATTCATGATTCCCGTTATATGATCTATTGGCCTCAAGCAACAGAAAAGGAACTACAGGCGTTACAGGAGAAAATGAACAGTGATGAAATAGAAAGCTTGGCGCTAGCTGCCAAAACAGTCGATAAGGTCGTCGCTGGAGAGCAACAACCGGAATCAGATCACTTTTTTCGCGAGCAAAATAGCAATGCTGGGGCATTCGGCGATACACGTTGGCGCGATACAAAAGACTGGTTTAGTTATGTGATGAAAATAACGCCCGAGACCCAACTGATAGCAATCAAATTGCTGGCAGACAACTCATCAAGGGTAACGGAGGTTATGGTCGATGGTAAAACCATCAGCACACTGGAAGACAAGGATGAGAAGTCAACCATTAAAACAATACGTATACAGCTTCCCAATGAAGGTATAGGGAAAACCAAAATAGAACTAAAAATTAAGGCCGGGGCAGGATCTACGAGTCACAAGATCCTAGAAATCCGGACTCTTCGTCCTGACTAA
- a CDS encoding TetR/AcrR family transcriptional regulator, with amino-acid sequence MKKKVIEDNPKKERKVTSGPIRDKERTKARMIAAVGKVIQKKGYHALNGPNIALECGLNKALIWNYFGGLDQLVEAYLTQKDFWQIGDKGVLEQMITNPGSISISLIEELLQSQFNTFLKDKTKQKVIHWGLGEKTKALKNIADRRELLGEELFKHVDSKFENSENDLRATLAILVSSIYYLSLQAKSTGSTFCGIDVNTEAGKERIQKTMRKILEQTFSDVEL; translated from the coding sequence ATGAAAAAGAAAGTAATTGAGGATAATCCTAAAAAAGAAAGAAAGGTAACTTCCGGTCCTATTCGCGACAAGGAACGCACCAAGGCGCGAATGATCGCTGCTGTCGGAAAGGTAATTCAGAAAAAAGGATACCATGCATTGAATGGGCCTAATATTGCTTTGGAATGTGGACTGAACAAAGCATTAATATGGAATTATTTTGGCGGTCTCGACCAACTGGTGGAAGCTTACCTAACACAAAAAGATTTCTGGCAAATCGGAGACAAGGGTGTACTGGAACAAATGATCACAAACCCGGGCTCCATCAGCATTTCCTTGATAGAAGAATTGCTTCAATCTCAATTTAACACCTTTTTGAAGGATAAAACGAAGCAAAAAGTTATTCACTGGGGCTTAGGCGAAAAGACAAAAGCGCTTAAAAATATAGCCGACAGAAGAGAATTGCTCGGCGAAGAACTATTTAAGCATGTCGATTCAAAATTCGAGAACTCCGAAAACGACCTTAGAGCGACATTGGCGATTTTAGTCAGTTCAATTTATTATTTGAGCCTTCAGGCAAAATCTACAGGTAGTACCTTTTGCGGTATTGATGTAAATACAGAAGCAGGAAAAGAACGGATTCAGAAAACGATGCGTAAAATATTAGAACAGACATTTTCTGATGTTGAGCTGTAG
- a CDS encoding (Fe-S)-binding protein — protein MENELKVPTVAELLAKGETPDILFWVGCAGSFDERAQKITRDICRILQHVGLKYAILGTEESCTGDPAKRSGNEFLFQMQAMMNIEVLNGYEIKKIVTACPHCFNTLKNEYPSLGGNYEVIHHTQLIQNLIDEGKLKPADNNIFKGKKITYHDPCYLGRANEVYEAPRKVLESLDAQLIELKRCKSNGLCCGAGGGQMFKEPEPGAKDINIERIEEVIDAQPQVVAAACPFCMTMLKDGVKIKEKESEIEVLDIAEITARANQL, from the coding sequence ATGGAAAATGAATTAAAAGTTCCCACAGTTGCAGAACTGTTGGCCAAAGGAGAAACTCCTGATATACTATTTTGGGTAGGTTGTGCAGGGAGTTTTGACGAACGTGCACAGAAAATTACGCGCGATATCTGCAGAATATTACAACATGTCGGTTTAAAATATGCCATCTTAGGTACAGAAGAAAGTTGTACGGGTGATCCTGCCAAAAGAAGTGGAAACGAATTTCTATTTCAAATGCAGGCCATGATGAACATCGAAGTACTCAATGGCTATGAAATCAAAAAAATAGTAACGGCTTGCCCACACTGTTTCAATACCTTGAAAAATGAGTATCCATCCCTAGGTGGCAACTATGAGGTCATTCATCATACACAATTGATCCAAAACCTGATCGATGAAGGAAAATTAAAACCAGCGGACAACAACATATTCAAAGGAAAGAAAATAACGTATCATGATCCTTGTTATCTTGGTCGTGCAAATGAGGTCTATGAGGCACCGAGAAAAGTATTGGAAAGCTTGGATGCCCAGTTGATCGAACTGAAACGTTGTAAGAGCAATGGACTTTGCTGCGGTGCTGGGGGCGGACAAATGTTCAAAGAACCAGAGCCTGGAGCAAAAGACATTAACATCGAACGTATCGAAGAAGTCATCGATGCACAGCCTCAAGTTGTGGCTGCAGCATGTCCTTTCTGTATGACGATGTTAAAAGATGGCGTAAAAATAAAAGAAAAAGAATCAGAGATTGAGGTGTTGGACATTGCAGAAATCACTGCCCGAGCAAATCAATTGTAA